One genomic segment of Osmia bicornis bicornis chromosome 16, iOsmBic2.1, whole genome shotgun sequence includes these proteins:
- the LOC114877852 gene encoding tRNA-dihydrouridine(47) synthase [NAD(P)(+)]-like, with protein sequence MAEYSEKCTEDCSFDYSEDKQKGVCVIKEEYIIGDHIRLLSEECLTKTDKEKVSTSTTNSDEDVSHEPPLKKLKGDDKREKLRGQNKARPPPFKAQRELNLCPWIADQAVGEPEKKCDNKRCTFLHDKVKYLKIKPADIGDECYLFNITGRCPRGAACRMGSKHLLEDGLNIVDKEKEEEFKKLPPSTKNQLTKQLQIQLRKHKYNFSKAEKVVKANEPSRKKLENAKQIEQSSKVTEPQIRNDSVIECNDKNSEKDTTEQKLGPVEDSDLIKCRNVEKKKIDWKDKILLSPLTTVGNLPFRRICKEYGADITCGEMALAPRILKGAHEEWALVKRHESEDIFGVQLCGNNPGVLTRCAQLLNQQIDVDFIDLNLGCPIDLIYRQGGGSGMLNRLNVLETVVKSVNQIMDIPLTIKSRTGVYIDKPVAHNLMPKFSEWGVSMITVHGRSREQRYTKLADWDYIEKCAKAAQPVPVFGNGDILSFDDYQRVRDTYTSVSGITIGRGALIKPWIFTEIKERKLIDISSNERFEILKKYTNYGLEHWGSDTRGVETTRRFMLEWISFLHRYVPVGILERPPQRINERPPFYRGRDEMETLMASSNCADWIKLSELLLGKVPEGFRFLPKHKANSWK encoded by the exons ATGGCGGAGTACAGTGAAAAATGTACAGAAGATTGTTCCTTTGATTACAGCGAAGATAAACAAAAAGGTGTATGTGTAATTAAAGAAGA GTACATTATTGGAGATCACATAAGACTTCTAAGTGAAGAATGTTTAACAAAAACTGATAAAGAAAAGGTATCCACTAGTACAACTAATTCAGATGAGGATGTATCGCATGAACCACcgttaaagaaattaaaaggtGATGATAAAAGGGAAAAGCTCAGGGGTCAAAATAAAGCAAGACCACCGCCTTTCAAGGCACAACGCGAACTGAATTTGTGTCCTTGGATAGCGGACCAAGCGGTTGGAGAACCTGAAAAGAAATGTGATAATAAACGATGCACATTCTTGCACGACAAAGtaaaatatctaaaaataaaaccaGCTGATATTGGAGATGAGTGTTACCTGTTTAACATCACTGGCAGGTGCCCAAGGGGTGCTGCCTGCAGAATGGGCTCCAAACATTTATTAGAAGATGGTTTAAATATTGTGgataaagaaaaggaagaggaatTCAAGAAATTGCCACCTTCTACGAAGAATCAGTTAACAAAACAGCTTCAGATTCAGCTGAGGAAACacaaatacaatttttccaaAGCGGAAAAAGTTGTTAAAGCGAATGAACCATCTaggaaaaaattagaaaatgccAAACAAATCGAGCAGTCTTCCAAAGTAACCGAACCACAAATTAGAAATGATTCTGTTATCGAATGCAATGATAAGAACTCTGAAAAAGATACTACGGAACAGAAACTAGGGCCAGTCGAAGATTctgatttaataaaatgtagaaatgtagagaagaagaaaatagacTGGAAAGATAAGATACTGTTGAGCCCTTTAACAACAGTCGGTAACTTACCTTTCAGAAGAATCTGTAAAGAATATGGAGCTGATATAACCTGTGGAGAAATGGCTTTAGCGCCCAGAATATTGAAAGGGGCCCATGAAGAGTGGGCGCTTGTAAAAAGGCACGAATCAGAGGATATATTTGGGGTACAGCTTTGTGGTAATAATCCAGGTGTGTTGACCAGATGCGCCCAATTGCTAAACCAACAGATTGACGTTGATTTCATAGACTTGAACCTGGGTTGTCCTATCGATTTAATTTATAGACAAGGAGGAGGCAGTGGGATGCTTAACCGATTAAACGTCCTCGAAACTGTAGTAAAATCAGTGAATCAAATTATGGATATACCTTTAACAATAAAATCTAGGACAGGTGTTTATATAGATAAACCAGTCGCTCATAATTTAATGCCAAAGTTCAGTGAATGGGGAGTATCCATGATTACT GTCCATGGACGATCTCGTGAACAAAGGTATACAAAATTAGCTGATTGGGATTATATAGAAAAATGTGCTAAAGCGGCACAACCTGTTCCAGTGTTTGGAAATGGAGATATCCTATCGTTTGATGACTATCAAAGAGTACGGGACACTTACACAAGTGTCTCTGGTATTACTATAGGTCGTGGTGCATTGATAAAGCCATGGATATTCACagaaataaaggaaagaaaattgatagATATATCCAGCAATGAGAGATTTGAAATCTTGAAAAAGTATACCAATTATGGTCTTGAACATTGGGGTTCGGATACTCGGGGGGTTGAAACGACGAGGAGGTTTATGTTGGAATGGATATCTTTCTTGCATAG GTACGTTCCTGTTGGTATTTTGGAAAGACCACCGCAAAGGATCAACGAGAGACCTCCATTTTACCGAGGTCGAGACGAGATGGAAACGCTTATGGCCAGTTCAAACTGTGCTGATTGGATTAAATTATC AGAGTTATTACTCGGAAAAGTGCCTGAAGGATTTCGCTTCTTGCCAAAACATAAGGCGAATTCATGGAAATAA
- the LOC114877854 gene encoding putative sodium-dependent multivitamin transporter: MEKTLQWEDYLVIVATLCISIGIGIYYRFSGGRQKTMEEYFVASRSMSIIPVGVALVVSFMSAITLLGVSAENYTYGTQFVVINLSYLIGTPLVCYGFLPVFFKLQATSAYEYLEKRFGIKARTMASFVYWLQLLLYSGVVLYAPALALEATTGISKTGSIIIIGLVCAFYSSIGGIKAVLITDVFQGLLMFVSVFIIIVTAANEVGGLDKIWEIAQAGNRIEFDSISIDPTVRHTWWSLNIGGLFTFLSLYGVNQVQVQRLLTVRDIKAAQKALWLAWPILSILSITTCFSGLAIYSKYYNCDPLLQHKISSTDMLMPYYVMDTMSDKPGLAGLFIAGIFSAGLSTISAALNSLAAVTLEDYLKPVYRKCCAKEFSATTSTTLAKILAFLYGILSIALAFLAQLLGGVLQAGLTIFGVVGGPLLGLFTLGMLTETASEIGSVTGATISLALLFWTAFGQPRPTPPTLPTSDAGCTNATILSSETQFSQTSNDSSYFYLYRISYMWYCPLGFVLTFVIGLLLSVCINRMFKKPKVELDINLFFPLVGERIRRRRERILESSEDDVPKDNTTQRKYVFTIKPTNDRENMDEYNITKV, translated from the exons ATGGAAAAAACACTGCAATGGGAGGATTACTTAGTTATAGTAGCTACGCTATGCATAAGTATAGGTATTGGTATTTATTACCGATTCAGTGGTGGACGTCAAAAGACTATGGAG gaATATTTTGTTGCAAGCAGATCGATGAGCATTATACCTGTAGGTGTTGCGCTTGTAGTTTCCTTTATGTCAGCGATTACATTGTTAGGTGTTTCTGCAGAAAATTACACATATGGAACACAGTTTgtagtaattaatttatcgtATCTCATAGGAACTCCTCTTGTTTGTTATGGATTTTTACCAGTATTCTTTAAACTTCAAGCAACAAGTGCTTACGAG TACTTAGAGAAACGTTTTGGTATAAAAGCTAGAACAATGGCTAGTTTTGTATACTGGCTTCAGTTGCTTTTGTACTCAGGCGTTGTACTGTATGCACCTGCTTTAGCGTTAGAAGCAACAACAGGAATTTCTAAAACTGgcagtattattattatcggTCTTGTTTGCGCCTTCTATTCGAGCATAGGAGGCATTAAAGCTGTCCTAATAACAGATGTGTTCCAAGGATTGCTCATGTTTGTTagtgtttttattattattgtaacaGCAGCTAATGAAGTTGGAGGTTTAGACAAAATTTGGGAGATAGCGCAAGCAGGaaatagaattgaatttgatAG TATTTCTATAGACCCCACAGTACGACACACTTGGTGGTCACTCAATATTGGAggtttatttacatttttgtCATTATACGGTGTAAATCAAGTTCAAGTACAACGTTTACTGACTGTGAG GGATATAAAAGCAGCTCAGAAAGCACTTTGGTTGGCATGGCCAATTTTATCAATACTTTCAATTACTACGTGTTTCTCAGGACTAGCAATATATAGTAAATACTACAACTGCGATCCTTTGCTTCAGCATAAGATATCATCTACTGATATGTTGATGCCATATTATGTTATGGACACCATGTCTGATAAGCCTGGTCTAGCTGGCCTTTTCATAGCAG GTATCTTTAGTGCTGGCCTCAGCACTATCTCAGCGGCATTAAATTCATTGGCAGCAGTAACATTAGAAGATTATTTGAAACCAGTATATAGAAAATGTTGTGCTAAGGAATTCTCAGCCACGACATCAACGACTTTAGCCAAAATACTTGCTTTCCTATATGGAATTCTTTCCATCGCTTTAGCATTCTTGGCACAGCTGTTAGGTGGCGTTTTACAG GCAGGTTTGACAATATTCGGTGTAGTAGGTGGTCCACTTTTAGGACTCTTTACCCTTGGTATGCTCACTGAAACTGCATCAGAAATTGGATCGGTAACTGGTGCTACTATATCCTTAGCACTTTTATTCTGGACTGCTTTTGGACAGCCAAGGCCAACTCCTCCAACTCTCCCAACGAGCGATGCTGGTTGTACAAATGCAACTATCCTTTCTTCAGAAACACAATTCTCACA GACATCAAACGATtcatcttatttttacttatacCGAATCTCATACATGTGGTACTGTCCCCTTGGATTTGTGCTGACATTTGTGATAGGACTGTTGCTCAGTGTCTGCATAAACCGTATGTTTAAGAAGCCAAAAGTTGAGCTGGATATCAACTTATTCTTTCCTCTGGTAGGAGAACGTATACGTCGTAGACGCGAGAGAATTTTAGAATCAAGCGAAGATGATGTACCAAAAGATAACACCACACAGAGAAAGTACGTTTTTACTATCAAACCGACCAACGATCGGGAGAATATGGATGAATATAACATTACCAAAGTCTAA